The Helianthus annuus cultivar XRQ/B chromosome 16, HanXRQr2.0-SUNRISE, whole genome shotgun sequence genome includes a window with the following:
- the LOC118488372 gene encoding uncharacterized protein LOC118488372 → MRRKPSLRLIGKLKSGVARACKRNFIMWKSNWPRRRPSSSASAPRTNERAYAARQKIVGLEAKIAELTSKVEEAQVETAAKQQMEVELSEAKVQLSTKDKDLQAKDVEIAELKRRLDEQIDRCESLEIDLEAEKVKAIDAEEARAVSTAALNVAQTNYSEAQGIVDTLVSEAEWMRTRE, encoded by the exons ATGAGGAGAaagccaagtttgaggctgatAGGAAAGCTGAAGAGTGGGGTCGCGAGGGCCTGCAAAAGAAACTTCATAATGTGGAagagcaactggccaaggagaaggccgagttcaaGCGCATCTGCGCCCAGGACAAACGAGCGCGCCTATGCGGCTCGACAAAAAATTGTTGGTCTTGAGGCTAAGATAGCGGAGCTGACATCGAAGGTGGAGGAAGCGCAGGTTGAGACAGCCGCTAAACAACAGATGGAG GTTGAGTTGTCTGAAGCTAAGGTTCAGCTGTCCACCAAGGACAAAGATCTCCAGGCCAAGGACGTTGAGATTGCGGAACTCAAACGTCGCTTGGATGAACAAATCGACAGATGTGAGTCCCTGGAGATCGACCTTGAGGCAGAGAAGGTCAAGGCCATCGATgctgaggaggcgcgtgctgtCAGCACTGCGGCGCTTAACGTGGCTCAGACAAATTATTCTGAGGCCCAAGGCATTGTGGACACGCTTGTTTCTGAAGCAGAATGGATGCGCACTCGGGAATAG
- the LOC118488371 gene encoding translation initiation factor IF-2-like isoform X2, with protein MLPAADAFASPPDATEGAHYPKPRPLRSVTSAGKETFYLSSEESVGSSNGELSSLPKIFAGVLRDLGVDPEEKKKKPSKKKKKADVEVTSKGPGASRATTAAVKAMGKTGAGGSKGSGSAGSRNPDADATPSQPEDEEEEEEETAPLIGRKRGRSEATTGMASAPVSVVIPVVGKKSKLRSLYQFSPEIKKKTPEKGVKFVEPSTKRPKVATEPSDSAARDAAKTAEAQQKAEEDRRKEESRIAAQKKAEELKRKEEEEKKRKEEEERKLEAERKRKRKRRES; from the exons ATGCTTCCTGCTGCTGACGCCTTCGCCTCGCCGCCGGATGCAACTGAAGGTGCGCACTATCCTAAACCTCGTCCattgcgctctgtgacttctgctgggaaagagactttctatctttccagcgaggagtcagtAGGGTCTTCGAATGGCGAGTTAAGTTCGTTGCCtaaaatctttgcaggtgtgttgcgcgatcTGGGGGTTGAcccagaggagaagaagaagaaaccttcgaagaagaaaaagaaggcgGATGTTGAAGTGACCAGCAAGGGTCCTGGCGCCAGTCGCGCAACTACTGCTGCTGTCAAAG CTATGGGAAAGACTGGCGCTGGTGGGTCAAAGGgctctgggagcgcgggttctcgtaacccgGATGCTGACGCAACTCCATCTCAACCtgaggatgaagaagaagaggaagaagagactGCCCCGTTGATTGGAAGAAAGAGGGGTAGAAGCGAGGCGACAACTGGTATGGCCTCTGCGCCTGTTTCagttgttattcccgttgttgGGAAGAAGAGCAAGTTGCGCTCGTTATACCAGTTTTCTCCTG agatcaagaagaagacccctgaaaagGGGGTTAAGTTTGTTGAACCCAGCACGAAAAGACCTAAGGTTGCCACTGAACCTTCCGATTCTGCTGCGCGTGATGCTGCGAAAACTGCTGAAGCGCAGCAAAAGGCAGAAGAGGATCGGAGGAAAGAAGAGAGTAGGATTGCTGCGCAGAAGAAGGCTGAAGAGCTAAAGCgcaaagaagaggaagagaaaaagaggaaggaggaggaggagagaaAGCTGGAGGCGGAGAGGAAGAGAAAGCGGAAGAGGAGAGAAAGCTGA
- the LOC118488371 gene encoding vicilin-like seed storage protein At2g18540 isoform X3, producing the protein MLPAADAFASPPDATEGVLRDLGVDPEEKKKKPSKKKKKADVEVTSKGPGASRATTAAVKGTLRLRQRDLDDYVIISDSYEGLSYAAMGKTGAGGSKGSGSAGSRNPDADATPSQPEDEEEEEEETAPLIGRKRGRSEATTGMASAPVSVVIPVVGKKSKLRSLYQFSPEIKKKTPEKGVKFVEPSTKRPKVATEPSDSAARDAAKTAEAQQKAEEDRRKEESRIAAQKKAEELKRKEEEEKKRKEEEERKLEAERKRKRKRRES; encoded by the exons ATGCTTCCTGCTGCTGACGCCTTCGCCTCGCCGCCGGATGCAACTGAAG gtgtgttgcgcgatcTGGGGGTTGAcccagaggagaagaagaagaaaccttcgaagaagaaaaagaaggcgGATGTTGAAGTGACCAGCAAGGGTCCTGGCGCCAGTCGCGCAACTACTGCTGCTGTCAAAGGTACGCTTCGCCTCCGGCAACGTGACTTAGACGATTACGTGATAATCAGTGACTCTTATGAAGGTTTATCATATGCAGCTATGGGAAAGACTGGCGCTGGTGGGTCAAAGGgctctgggagcgcgggttctcgtaacccgGATGCTGACGCAACTCCATCTCAACCtgaggatgaagaagaagaggaagaagagactGCCCCGTTGATTGGAAGAAAGAGGGGTAGAAGCGAGGCGACAACTGGTATGGCCTCTGCGCCTGTTTCagttgttattcccgttgttgGGAAGAAGAGCAAGTTGCGCTCGTTATACCAGTTTTCTCCTG agatcaagaagaagacccctgaaaagGGGGTTAAGTTTGTTGAACCCAGCACGAAAAGACCTAAGGTTGCCACTGAACCTTCCGATTCTGCTGCGCGTGATGCTGCGAAAACTGCTGAAGCGCAGCAAAAGGCAGAAGAGGATCGGAGGAAAGAAGAGAGTAGGATTGCTGCGCAGAAGAAGGCTGAAGAGCTAAAGCgcaaagaagaggaagagaaaaagaggaaggaggaggaggagagaaAGCTGGAGGCGGAGAGGAAGAGAAAGCGGAAGAGGAGAGAAAGCTGA
- the LOC110915343 gene encoding ferritin-3, chloroplastic yields MSLQTPFSSASPFLLKNLGKSIGFVRSGVVRCGSSVGEENLVMSSGVLFQPFEEVKKEEFIVPISPQKSLARQRYFDEPEAAINEQINVEYNVSYVYHALYAYFDRDNIALKGLAKFFKESSEEEREHAEKLMQYQNMRGGRVKLNTIVAPPSEFEHVEKGDALYAMELALSLEKLVNEKLLCLHAVADRNNDPQMADFIESEFLVEQVEAIKKISEYVSQLRRVGKGHGVWHFDQMLLDGGGAAAV; encoded by the exons ATGTCTCTTCAAACACCATTCTCATCAGCATCACCATTTTTGTTGAAGAATCTGGGAAAATCGATCGGATTTGTGAGATCAGGGGTTGTGCGTTGTGGATCAAGTGTTGGTGAGGAGAATCTGGTGATGAGTAGTGGAGTGTTGTTTCAGCCGTTTGAAGAAGTAAAGAAGGAGGAGTTTATTGTGCCGATTTCGCCTCAAAAATCGCTTGCTCGTCAACGCTATTTTGATGAGCCTGAAGCTGCCATTAACGAGCAAATTAA TGTGGAATATAATGTCTCCTATGTGTACCATGCTTTGTATGCTTACTTTGATCGGGACAACATAGCACTGAAGGGCCTTGCCAA GTTCTTCAAGGAATCAAGTGAAGAAGAAAGAGAACATGCTGAGAAGTTAATGCAATATCAG AATATGAGAGGTGGAAGAGTGAAGTTGAACACCATAGTTGCGCCACCTTCAGAGTTTGAACATGTGGAAAAGGGAGATGCTTTATATG CAATGGAGCTAGCGTTGTCTTTGGAGAAACTAGTCAATGAAAAGCTTCTTTGTTTGCACGCG GTGGCTGATAGGAACAATGATCCGCAAATGGCAGACTTCATTGAGAGCGAGTTTCTTGTTGAGCAG GTTGAAGCAATAAAGAAAATTTCAGAATATGTTTCTCAACTGAGAAGAGTAGGGAAAGGCCATG GGGTATGGCATTTTGATCAGATGCTTCTTGATGGGGGTGGTGCTGCTGCTGTTTGA
- the LOC118488371 gene encoding hepatoma-derived growth factor-related protein 2-like isoform X1, with protein MLPAADAFASPPDATEGAHYPKPRPLRSVTSAGKETFYLSSEESVGSSNGELSSLPKIFAGVLRDLGVDPEEKKKKPSKKKKKADVEVTSKGPGASRATTAAVKGTLRLRQRDLDDYVIISDSYEGLSYAAMGKTGAGGSKGSGSAGSRNPDADATPSQPEDEEEEEEETAPLIGRKRGRSEATTGMASAPVSVVIPVVGKKSKLRSLYQFSPEIKKKTPEKGVKFVEPSTKRPKVATEPSDSAARDAAKTAEAQQKAEEDRRKEESRIAAQKKAEELKRKEEEEKKRKEEEERKLEAERKRKRKRRES; from the exons ATGCTTCCTGCTGCTGACGCCTTCGCCTCGCCGCCGGATGCAACTGAAGGTGCGCACTATCCTAAACCTCGTCCattgcgctctgtgacttctgctgggaaagagactttctatctttccagcgaggagtcagtAGGGTCTTCGAATGGCGAGTTAAGTTCGTTGCCtaaaatctttgcaggtgtgttgcgcgatcTGGGGGTTGAcccagaggagaagaagaagaaaccttcgaagaagaaaaagaaggcgGATGTTGAAGTGACCAGCAAGGGTCCTGGCGCCAGTCGCGCAACTACTGCTGCTGTCAAAGGTACGCTTCGCCTCCGGCAACGTGACTTAGACGATTACGTGATAATCAGTGACTCTTATGAAGGTTTATCATATGCAGCTATGGGAAAGACTGGCGCTGGTGGGTCAAAGGgctctgggagcgcgggttctcgtaacccgGATGCTGACGCAACTCCATCTCAACCtgaggatgaagaagaagaggaagaagagactGCCCCGTTGATTGGAAGAAAGAGGGGTAGAAGCGAGGCGACAACTGGTATGGCCTCTGCGCCTGTTTCagttgttattcccgttgttgGGAAGAAGAGCAAGTTGCGCTCGTTATACCAGTTTTCTCCTG agatcaagaagaagacccctgaaaagGGGGTTAAGTTTGTTGAACCCAGCACGAAAAGACCTAAGGTTGCCACTGAACCTTCCGATTCTGCTGCGCGTGATGCTGCGAAAACTGCTGAAGCGCAGCAAAAGGCAGAAGAGGATCGGAGGAAAGAAGAGAGTAGGATTGCTGCGCAGAAGAAGGCTGAAGAGCTAAAGCgcaaagaagaggaagagaaaaagaggaaggaggaggaggagagaaAGCTGGAGGCGGAGAGGAAGAGAAAGCGGAAGAGGAGAGAAAGCTGA
- the LOC118488206 gene encoding uncharacterized protein LOC118488206, with the protein MSEEHQEAPASEEGPVPVLRWDLGLFEQIVRSFRFPPEWDARYPAQGQTAADAPPGYITLFEDFFLQGNFRLPATNFFGSILSYYKFHISQLSPPGMVRVRHFEFLCQSHGIEPTVNKFRVFYQLQRTMGFFSFASRGTAKKILLNPPKSFHDWKPKFFFIREEVLPIAMPFREWTEVIPKEDLPIPKSAQWYQRLTATPNRVFGENVLVAAKMSDQWSPSSRELPVLKIGDQETQLYQAAFPAFGGSMGVRPLRDE; encoded by the exons ATGAGCGAAGAACATCAAGAAGCTCCTGCTAGTGAGGAGGGGCCAGTCCCAGTCCTGAGATGGGACTTAGGTTTATTCGAACAGATCGTTCGAAGTTTTAGGtttccaccggagtgggatgcccggTACCCTGCTCAGGGTCAGACCGCGGCTGATGCCCCACCCGGTTACATTACTTTGTTCGAAGACTTCTTCCTTCAAGGAAACTTCCGGCTGCCGGCGACTAACTTCTTTGGTAGCATATTGTCCTACTACAAGTTTCATATCTCACAGTTAAGCCCACCTGGGATGGTGAGGGTGAGGCACTTTGAGTTCTTGTGTCAATCCCACGGCATTGAGCCGACGGTGAATAAGTTTCGTGTCTTCTATCAACTGCAAAGAAcaatggggttcttttcttttgCTAGCCGTGGTACGGCTAAGAAGATTTTGTTGAATCCTCCcaagagtttccatgactggaaacccAAGTTCTTCTTCATCCGGGAGGAAGTCTTGCCAATAGCTATGCCGTTTAGGGAATGGACCGAGGTTATACCAAAGGAGGACCTTCCTATACCGAAGTCTGCTCAGTGGTATCAGCGGCTTACCGCAACCCCTAACCGGGTATTTGGGGAGAATGTTCTGGTTGCTGCcaagatgagtgaccagtggtcacctaGTAGCAGGGAACTCCCGGTCTTGAAGATCGGGGATCAAG AGACGCAACTCTATCAGGCTGCCTTCCCAGCCTTTGGTGGCTCCATGGGCGTTCGCCCTCTGCGCGATGAATGA
- the LOC118488371 gene encoding translation initiation factor IF-2-like isoform X4 yields MLPAADAFASPPDATEGVLRDLGVDPEEKKKKPSKKKKKADVEVTSKGPGASRATTAAVKAMGKTGAGGSKGSGSAGSRNPDADATPSQPEDEEEEEEETAPLIGRKRGRSEATTGMASAPVSVVIPVVGKKSKLRSLYQFSPEIKKKTPEKGVKFVEPSTKRPKVATEPSDSAARDAAKTAEAQQKAEEDRRKEESRIAAQKKAEELKRKEEEEKKRKEEEERKLEAERKRKRKRRES; encoded by the exons ATGCTTCCTGCTGCTGACGCCTTCGCCTCGCCGCCGGATGCAACTGAAG gtgtgttgcgcgatcTGGGGGTTGAcccagaggagaagaagaagaaaccttcgaagaagaaaaagaaggcgGATGTTGAAGTGACCAGCAAGGGTCCTGGCGCCAGTCGCGCAACTACTGCTGCTGTCAAAG CTATGGGAAAGACTGGCGCTGGTGGGTCAAAGGgctctgggagcgcgggttctcgtaacccgGATGCTGACGCAACTCCATCTCAACCtgaggatgaagaagaagaggaagaagagactGCCCCGTTGATTGGAAGAAAGAGGGGTAGAAGCGAGGCGACAACTGGTATGGCCTCTGCGCCTGTTTCagttgttattcccgttgttgGGAAGAAGAGCAAGTTGCGCTCGTTATACCAGTTTTCTCCTG agatcaagaagaagacccctgaaaagGGGGTTAAGTTTGTTGAACCCAGCACGAAAAGACCTAAGGTTGCCACTGAACCTTCCGATTCTGCTGCGCGTGATGCTGCGAAAACTGCTGAAGCGCAGCAAAAGGCAGAAGAGGATCGGAGGAAAGAAGAGAGTAGGATTGCTGCGCAGAAGAAGGCTGAAGAGCTAAAGCgcaaagaagaggaagagaaaaagaggaaggaggaggaggagagaaAGCTGGAGGCGGAGAGGAAGAGAAAGCGGAAGAGGAGAGAAAGCTGA